The genomic DNA TCATGCACATGACGGGTCGGATCGCCGCAGCCATAGTCACGCTCAAGAATCTCCTGAGGAATCACAGCAAGAAAGTCGCCGGCATACTCGACTGGACAGCATAACAATTCTTCTCGTGCCTGAGCTGCTGCCGCATAGCGATTATAAACTGAGGCTTCCGCTGTATTGTTAGCATTCGGATGAAAAGCCTTTGACATCTCGTTCTGGTCCTTCCTGAGATAGCAACTTGATCAATAATTACGATGCAAATGGTGCACTCGCTCACTTCTCTTAATGTATGTCGCAAGTGGTGTCTGCTTCTGTGACCACACATACATTTCGATAAAAAAATGATTCGGCTCCCAACAAAGCCAGCCAGAGCAAATGTTCCAGTGGAGCGATTACAAAGTGAAAGAATTCCTCCCCGTGATAACCCGTTCCCAAAACGTTCGATTCTGTAACGTGATATAGTATCCAGAATCTTATGTAATAGGCGAAAATCAACAGCGAAACTGCCGTCCAGGCACGACGACCTGCAAATGGGAGAAGCGGAATCGCCCATGTCCAGTACCACGGATTCAAAGTCGGCGACAACGCCCAGAACCATGCAATTGTGAGAAAAGAAACTCTCAACCAATACATGCGATTGTTATTTTGCACCGCTCGTCTGAGCAAGATTGCGACTATGGACATGAAAATAATGAGAGTGATCGCTCGCGCTGCAAGAAACGTAGCCTCCGGTATCGGACACTGTAAAATCGCGGAAAGCTGACTTGCGATTTGCAGGCGAAGCGATTGAGGAATGATTACAAACCAATGTGATCGGGAAGTTGAGTCGGTCAAAGTAGAAAAATCGATGTCCGGTCGTAGATTCTCAACAATGACCATAAAAAACAGATCATTGATTTCCCAGCGAGACAGAAATGTCACTAAGCCACTCTCAGCAATTATCGCCGAATCCTCATCTGTTGGCATTAATTCACTTATTTTATCAGCTTCAACAGGAGCGATAATTCTGGTGGTCGCCGCAGGAGCGGTCGCCAGCATAGGTACCAGACTGAATCCCGCGATCACTAGCAGACTGGCAAAGTATCCAACAGCGATTCTCCGACTCAACGTGCAACTTACCCACAATGTCAACACAGGGATAAGAATGACAGGATAAAGCTTGGCACCGACTCCCAATCCCAGAAATAGTGACGAGCATGCCAACCAGAGCAGTTGCCATTTTATTTGCGATGCTGCAATACCGATAATCAATGCCAATATTGCTGCAGTCGTTAGAAAAACCGCAATAGAGTCAAGATGACCGCTGTTCGCGAATTCTTTAAGCACAAGCGGACACCAGCCATAAAGGATCGCCCAGCCAGGATGTCGATTCATTCGTCTTAGAAGAAGGAGAACCAGTAATAACGTACCAAGGTCGAAAGCTGTCAGCACTGTCTTCATCGTGATGACTCGCTGGTAGAGGGAAGCATTGTCTGGAACCACGAGGGACGCAGTCCCAAAGACGGCTTGCGACACCGGTGGGTAGACAGTGATCAACTCACCAAAATGAATCCTGTTGAGTGTTTCGGACAATGATCGTGATGAATCCTTCAAGTTCGCTAGTGATGTCAGCTCTGCACTGCTTGACTCTTCCCGTTGCGAATGAAGAACCTGTTGAGGGCTCAGGCGATAGGGATTGTCCCCGTGTGAGACCACGGCACCGTCCCACAGATAACGATAAATATCAACTTCCTGAATTGGGTAGGAAGGAAGAAGAATCAATCGAAATATTGCCCCGCCCAGAAACACAAATCTCGATATTGCCAGATAATTGTTTCCTCGCAGAGCCATTCGCAGACTTACGATATGCAAAACAAAAGCTGTGGACAGTAGCCCTAACACCAGGAGGATCGGTCGTTGTGAGAATTCGGAGTTAAACTCAAAGCGAGAACTCAAACATGCAATCACAAAATAAATGAAAGCTAGGGCGATCAGTAATCCCCATTGAATGGACTTGATTGCCATCGTGATCCCAGCCCGATTGGAAGTGTTAATTGGCACTTTTGATGCTGTAGCTGTCACCGTTGCCACCATGTCAGCCAGCGATATCGAGCAATTGTGTACAGAATCTTGTAACCCGCTTTGACTGATCCGCTAATCGTGCCACTGATTTTGCTCTTTCCAACGCGGCGGCGATACGGCACGGGAATCTCATGGCATCTGAGTCGGGCGACTGTCGCTTTGATCTGCATTTCCACCGTCCAACCAAAATTTCGATCAGACATCCCGAGTTTCTCTAGTGCTTGCCACGTAATTGCGCGGAATGGGCCCAGATCCGTAAATTTAGCCCCCCAGCACAGCCACATCAGCAAAGGAGCCAACCAGTTTCCAAACACCGCAGCAGGAGGCATCGCTCCTGGTTCACGTTCACCCAACATTCGAGAACCAGCTACAAAGTCGACCTGCCCCTGTAAAATTGGTCTCACCAGTAAAGGCAGCAAATCTGAATGATCGCTATAGTCGCCATCAATGAAAACGACGATTTCGGGACGTGAATCCTCCGTTATCAGTTCACGGATTGCTTGTATTCCTGCCAGACATGCAGAGCCATATCCACGTCGGGGTTCGGTAACGACAGTGGCTCCGTGTTGCACGGCGATTGATGCTGAGCGATCAGTCGAACCATTGTCTACAACCAGGATCTGTCCGACTTTGGGCAGATCCTTTAACACAAGTGGCAGGGAGGCTTCTTCATTGTAAACCGGTATGATCACCCATACATTTGCCAGATTGTCTTCCAGAAGCTCTGGAGAACATGAACTATGGTCAACAGTAGTGATCATGATACTTCTCTCTACGACAAAGCACAGGAGAGACTTCCATGCCTCCTGTTAGAGCAGAAATTCCCCGACAGGTTTATCTTGAACCGGAACCCTGTGAGGGTGTGCTGCGAGAACCAGATCCTTGCGGTGCAGAATAGGATGGTTCTGGTGTGGGAGAGGTTGGATTGATTGAGGGTGCAGGCTGTTGTCCGATCGTTTGCGGCCCATTATAACTTCTCATGGCTGACCCTTGTTGGGGTGCATTCCCCGGTCTCACGCCATGACATGGGCTACTAACTGGAAACTGTGGTTGCCCAAAGTAGCGGGGTTGATAGTAATAGGATTGGGGCATCATTGCTGAACGTGGAAACCAATAGCCATTAGATGGCTGGTGATAACCATAGTTACGATAGGCACTTCCGCATTGGCTGTAAGCAACGGAAGTCGCACAACCAACGACCAACAGAACAAGTCCAATTCTTACTGAAATCAACATCGAATGCTCCAAACATGGTTAAGACGGAAGGGAATCGTTTCGGCAATCTTCAGCAAAGTACAATAATGTTAAATACAATCGCGATGTGGTTCTGTGATTAGATTCACAGAGCCACATCGCGTTAACAAATACCGGAACATTCTCGAAACAGGTTCAATATCCTTTCCCTCACATCGCTTCCCAGCGGTACTGATCAGCGTGACCCGGAGCCTTGAATCATAGAAGGAGGAGACGCAGGTTGAGAATATGTCCCAGACCCCTGTGGTGCTCCGTAAGAAGTGCCACCGTGAGGAGTGACGGTACCTCCCGGCAAAGGGCAGTTGCCACTAGAACAACTCCCTCCGCATCCACGGGACGTATGACAACCTGCGATCATCGCACTGACGAGAAGCCCACACACGGAAATCCAGCGTAAACGATTCATAACGCATCCTTTCGTTCGTTCTATTTATCATCGCGGAAATCCAATACCGCGATCGCTATAATTCTGTATCGGCCAGACCACATGTCATTGTGTGTGAAGCGATTCACATTGAGTTTAAGTAAAGACAATTTTTACTCGCTCTGTGAGTGAACACAATTAACGACGACTTGAACCACGAACCTTTGCCTGATCATTCAGACCCCAGTCATAATCCAGATAATTGACTCGCGCCTGGCCGCTGGCAGTCAACGCTTGCGCTTGATCGGGAACATACGGAGCGATCGTTTTCATCTGAGCCGCAGTGTTACTCCCAAAATCCTCTGCAAACCACTTCATAATCGGAGAGACCTGAATCGTGCCGCTTGCGGTATCCGCTGTAAACTTTGTTGGATCGGCAAAAAATGCCTGAGTGTTCAGCGTGAGTTGTTCATCGAGTTTACTGGCTGTATAAGCTTCATTATAAAGTCTCGGACATCCAATGGAGGCACAGACGATGGCAAAGTGAATTCTTGGCTCTCCCATTTTTCGCAATACTTCGTGTTCGATGGCTTCTAGAGAATACGGTTGACTCCCAACGAGTAACTGCAAGTCCTTCCAAATGTTATAGCCATAGACCTTTGCCGTGTGATTACGAATACTTGTCGTGGGATACTCCCGCAGTATCCCCTTGACACTCACTGCATTGTAAGCATTAATCCAGAATGCGAGCTTGGCTTCCCGGGTCGAATTTGTTGAGAAAGAAGCCGCTGAAAGTTGCTGAATGTACGTATCCAGCAACTGCTGGTCGGCCGATGAAGCTTTCCAGGTCGAGTAGTCCACATATCCATTGTTATCGACATACTTGGAGAGCAAAGAATTCCATATTGAATGATCGATTTTGTCAACCGGCACCTGCTGGTTGGCAGGAACATTCCGCCCCACAGTGATGGTGGGACCAGCCAGTGTGGTCGTGGCCCACCATCCAGCAAGGGCGATTCCGATTGTGATGACTCCGATGGCACTACGTTTCATTTTGAACATTCCTTTGTGTGATTCTAGTGAGATGGTGTACTATTAGCCCGATCTGATTCGCAGCATGTGGGCAACTTCGCGAAGTATTGACAGAGAGTCGATTGGCGTCTGTGAATCTGCCCACAGAGCGACAACTCATTAAAATCTGGCAAATTGGAATTGTGCCGATTCCACAATTCGTGAGTCGACACTTTGAAGATTTGGGTGTTCAAATCACTATTCTGAATTTCTTGCTCAGCCCGATAGCGATGCTATTCGCTTGGCCGAAACGCTGTGGTTCGCAGGGAGGCACTGCTTGGATACACTACTTCAAGTGCAAAACCTGACACCACAATGATTTATGGCCATTTATAAACTCAGAAAAGGGAGAGTTGATCAGGTTTAGATTCGATTTCGGTTGCATTTTTACCGTAAAAACTTTGCATTTTGGCAAATTGTCGATCTGTCACTGCCAGCAGACGCACGTATCCTTTGGGCGGCAAGGCTCGCTCCAAGCGGGATTTGTGCGTATCGGCTATTTCTTCGCTCACGCAAAATCTTGCATACACAGAGTATTGCATTTGAGTGAAGCCATTATCAAGTAATAAATTGCGGAAACGAGTGTAATTGCGACGTTCCTTTTTCGTTTTCACAGGCAGGTCAAACATGGTGAAGAGCCACATGGATTTGTATCCTGAAAATGTGATTTCACGCCGGGGCATGGGCGAAGTCCTCCGGCAATTCGAGTTGATCAGAATTTCCCTGAATGATCGACACGAGCGAAGACGCGGTCCGGCTCAGAGCATTGAACAGGCTGCGTTGCTGCTGGCTGATCAGAAACGAACTCAACAAAGAACGTAATAAGCAGGCCCGCACTTCCTGATTCATTTCCGGCGTCTCGTCATAATCATCGACCAGTTCGGCAACTGCACGATCGACAATAGGGCGGTATGGCTCCATCAAATCGTCGGCCAGACAATAAGCGTTGTATTTATTGTGGTGATGCAATCCCAGAGATGGGTGCAGGCCGGCTGCGACAATGGCTCGAGCGGTGGCTGCCCGCAGGATTGCGTAGCCATAGTTGAGGAGTCGATTATGATCGGCTGCATCACGATCCCGTCGGAAATCGCTGCCGAAAAGAGCTGTCCAATATTTGCGGGCGGCTCGACCTTCGATATTGGAGGGATCGCCCGAGCGGATTTGAGAAATCAAAGGTCGCAAGCCGGCATCCGTTTGCAGGCGAATTTCCAGTAAGGTGGCCTGCATATGCACTTTGGCTTTGATGATCTGTTTCCAGGCTTGCTTCTGCCTGGGTTTGGAAAGTTCCAATTGATGCCGAAAGCGTTCGTTCTGGATCGAGTTTCCATCGAGTGGCAGTAAAATTCCGATCGGCATGCGGGAGCGATCGCAGGTGACGAAGGTTCCGCCCGAAGCCGCCAGTTCCGCAAGCACGGCCTGGGTATAACTGACCTGAGGATGAGCGACGACCAGCACAGCCACATCTTCCAGAGGGATCCGTTCGGATCTCGGTTCGGATTCAATTACCAGCTGTCGCCGTTCAATCCGTAGACGAGCCGGTACTTCCGAAATTTCCAGAATACGATTTCGCATGGTCCGGGATTCCTCAATGGAGAACCCGACCGTCCGTGTCGTTAATTTGATTCCTACAACAATTGTGAACTCAGGGGGCTACCAAATGCAATAATAAACTTCTTGCCATAGATATTCAGTAATTGTACGCCAGTCTTCACAATATATCAGTTCAAGTGAAGTCTTTATTTTCATGCAATTCCCCAATTGGTGTTATTTCAAATCTTCTGCTTTTTCTTTTTCTCAAAGACTCCATTGTTCTGATACGGGGTGGATTCAATTTTGAAATGCACGGGTTGATGGAAAAAGAGTGACATTCGTGAGATGGTTTGTTTTGACCAAACGACCATCAATCCTACTAAGAAGAAATCACGAATGTCACACACGCATCTTACTGCTGAGGAACGTGATTCCATAGCGCACATGCACGCCCTGGGACACTCTCGAATAGAAATTGCGCGCGAGTTATCCCGAGACCCCAGCACGATCTCCCGAGAACTGCGGCGGAATTCGGATGCGACCGGGAAGTATTTCGCCGGGAAAGCCGACCGCAAAGCGCGACGGCGTCGACAACTCTGCAAACTCCCCTGGAAACTCAACCACGCTCCGCTCAAAGAATTCCTGCTCGATAAGTTGTCTCTCAAGTGGTCGCCGGAACAGATTGCAGGTCAACTCTTGCGACTGCATCCTCGGGAGGCCAGAATGCGAATATCCATTGAGACGATTTACGCCTGGATCAAAGCAAACAAAAAGCAGGGCGGCAACATCTACAGGCAGCTGCGTCAATCGAGAAAGAAACGCCGCAAACGCTACGGCACAGGGATCTCCAGACGATGCGACCCGACCAAAAAGCCAATGGATCAGCGACCGGTTTCTGCACGCAATCGTTCGCGGATCGGGCACTGGGAATCGGATACCATCGAGGGTCAAAAGGGGACCGGCTACATTGTCACGCATGTCGAACGCAAGACCGGCTATCTTGTGGCGAGCTATCTGCCGGACAAGAAAGCATCGACGTTGAACGCGGCTTCGGTGTTTGCGTTTGAGGGGTTGCCATCGTCATTGATTCGAACTTTGACGACGGACAACGGGAGTGAGTTTTCGGGTCATCGAGAGTTGGAGCAAGCCCTGCATTGTGCGATCTATTTTGCTCCGGCTCGCCAGCCGTGGCAACGCGGCCAGAATGAGAACACCAACGGGCTTCTGCGGCAATACTTCCTGAAGGGGAGCGATTTCCGTAAACTGAAAGCCGAGGATATTCAAGCGGCTGTGATGGAGTTGAACAACCGGCCTCGCAAAAAGTACCAATTCAAATCACCACACGAACTGTTCGAACCCAAAACCCGTGCATTTCAAAATTGAATCCACCTAACACTGTTTCTACGTAACACTCGTTTAAGTTCTTCATTGGCTCCTCCATCCAGCAAGGATTGGACTGATTCTTCATTATCTAATTGGGTTATCGTACCTGCGAGTTCTCTAAGAGATGCATCCCCAAGAGTTGATTCTTTTTGTTTAATCTTCCCTTGCAATACATAAATCATCTCTTGATTGTGATCAACAAAAAGACCATCAATTCCACGATCATTGGGTCGATCACAAATTGCGTCATCTGCCTCGATGCCATCAAGTCTAAATATGTTTTCCAGAAACCAATTGAGGAAAGCGATTGACTCACCTCGTCCTTTCTCTTCGTAACGTGACAATAGCTCTTTTAGATTTCTATATTTTAAATCATCACTCTTCATAATTACTTACTCCAACTTTTAAGGCAAAGTTTCCTAGGTGCGTCTCAACGCAGGGTGGCCCGACCGACTTTGTCGGTCGGGTGCTGCAAGCACAAGATGCTCCACCGTTCGCGTTCCATGTCTATTGAACAACAATTTCACATCCTACCTCCCCAGCTCCTCCCACAACTTCGCACTTGCCAACGTCCCCCGATGAAAATTGGCCAGATGAAAATGCTCGTTCGGGCTGTGCAGGTTGTCGCTGTTGAGGCCCCAGCCGAGGAGCAGGGTTTCGACTCCGAAAATTTCTTCGAACGAGGCCACAACGGGAATTGATCCCCCTTCGCGAATAAACACCGGCTCCTTGCCGAACGCATGAGCAATCGCCCGCGACGCCGCTTGAAAATGGTCGCCCGAGGTGTTGAACACGAGCCCTTCGCAGCCGTGGAAATCTTTGAACTCCATCCGAATTCCCGGCGGGCAAACCGATTCGAGCATCGATTTCAGAGCCGCGGTCAGTTGTTTTGCGTTTTGATCCGGCACCAGTCTGCACGTAATTTTCGCCACCGCATACGAAGGCACAATCGTCTTCGGCCCCTCTCCCTGATAGCCGCCGTAAATGCCATTGATATCAAAAGTCGGCCGCGCCCAACGACGTTCGGTCGTCGAGTAACCCTCTTCGCCATGCACACGCTCGATGTTGAGATCCTTCTTAAAGTCCCCCAGCTCAAACGGCAAATCAGAAAACTGTTTCCGTTCTTCATCGGAAAGCTCGATCACATCGTCATAAAATCCGGGAATGAGAATACGGCCGTTTTCGTCCTGCACCTTGGACAGCATTTGCGTCAACGCATTAATCGGATTCGTCACCGCTCCGCCAAACACGCCGCTGTGCAAATCGCGATTCGGCCCCGTCACTTTCACTTCACAGGCCAGAATTCCCCGCAGTCCATAAGTAATCGCCGGCAGGTCGGGAGCGTACATGCTCGTATCACTCACCACAGCCACGTCGCAGGCGTACTCCTCTTTCTTCGCTTCCAGAAATAGATCCAGATTATTACTGCCGACTTCCTCTTCCCCCTCAATCACAAAAATCACATTCACAGGCAACTTGCCCACGGTTTTCATCCAGGCTTCGACAGCCAGAATATGCGTAATCGCCTGACCCTTATCATCGGTGGCACCCCGGGCATAGATTTTTCCATCACGAATCTGCGGATCAAACGGCGGCGTCGTCCACAGGTCGAGAGGATCGGGCGGCTGGACATCGTAATGTCCATAAATCAGCACAGTCGGAGCCTCCGCCCCCGCCTCCCGCCATTCCCCCGTCACAATCGGATGCCCGGCTGTTTCGTGAATTTTGGCGTTCATGCCTGCCCGTTCGAGCATTTGGTGCACAAGCCCAGCCGCCTTCAGCATCTCCGGCTGCTTCTGCGAATCGGCACTCACACTCGGAATCCGCAAAAACTCCTGCAAAGTCTCCACATGCTCGGCTCGATGTGCGTTCAGATATTCTTCAACTTGAGAAAACATAGACGTGTCCAATAAAAAGTAGATCAGAGAAGCGAAAGCCTGCATAAAACAATATCAAAACCGGGTGGCGGGGGCGCTCCGCTCCAGCGGAAGCCCCCGAAAGATTCACGATCCGGGAGCTTCTCTGCAAGAGCGGTCTAGTTACTCATATGATAAGGGTTCAAGCTGAAGTTTTGCAAAACCTCACTTACAAGCACGAAGCGCAAGCGAGTGAGTCTATTTCAGGATCAATTTGAAAACCGAAGAAATAAGAACTCCTGACAAAACTGAAATTAATTTTTGAACCACAGAGAAACAGAGATTTTGTGGGAATGATCCGAAATGACAAAAATGCTCGACCTCTGCCTCAGCAGTGAAATTCAAAACTCCTCTCTGCTCTCTGTGTTTCTGTGGTATTGATCACTTTTTAATTTCTCATGATAAATTTCAAAACCGGACTCAGGATTCAAGATCTGGTTTTCATTGGGGACAGAGTTTAGCCCGGCTGAGGAAACAGTTTTTTACGAAAACTTCACAAAATTAAAATGAGTCAGTTGACACTCTGTTGGGGATTGGTAGTATGCCCGTCCGCGAAGCACAAATGCTGTTGGCGACAACGTTCAAGAGCATTCGTTCTTTTTAACCCTTGACGAAACGAAAGTTTCTTCGATAATTGACTATTGGCCCGGATTTATTCGGTCGATAACTTTTATCTCGCAAAGGGTGGGATGATCGCTCTCTCTGGGCGATCGAAAACTTCTTTCACTATTGAGTGGGAGGTTTATGTTCTTTGGCAATTTGGTTGGTGATTTGAGTTCAGCAAGTATGTGATGACCGCGGGCTTTCTTCGGAAAGTTCGCAAATCAAACTTGCCTGTGCTTTGAGCATGGACTTCGGTCTGTGAATTCGGGTGCAGGCTGCAATTGTGCTAGTCATACGGGCGACTTGAGCGATGGTCGAGAGATCATGGTAATGAGTCTGTCCGTTAAGCATTCAAACGCAAGGGTTTGATCCTGGCTCAGAATGAACGTTGGCGGCATGGATTAGGCATGCAAGTCGAGCGAGAAGTTCTCTTCGGAGAACGGACAGCGGCAAACGGGGTAGTAAGGCGTCGATATGAACCCTCAGGTCTGGAATAGCCATTGGAAACGATGGGTAATGCCGGATAATATCTTCGGATCAAAGGTCCGCTGCCTGAGGACCGGTTGACGTGATACTAGGTAGTTGGTGAGGTAATGGCTCACCAAGCCGATGATGTCTAGGGGGTGTGAGAGCATGGCCCCCACCACTGGGACTGAGACACTGCCCAGACACCTACGGGTGGCTGCAGTCGAGAATCTTTGGCAATGGGCGAAAGCCTGACCAAGCGATGCCGCGTGCGGGATGAAGGCCTTCGGGTTGTAAACCGCTGTCAGAGGGGATGAAACCTTCGGGTTGACAGAGCCTCAGAGGAAGCACGGGCTAAGTACGTGCCAGCAGCCGCGGTAACACGTACTGTGCGAACGTTATTCGGAATCACTGGGCTTAAAGGGTGCGTAGGCGGCCTATCAAGTCAGGTGTGAAATCCCACGGCTCAACCGTGGAACTGCGCTTGAAACTGATAGGCTTGAGTAGAACAGGGGTGTGTGGAACTTCTAGTGGAGCGGTGAAATGTGTTGATATTAGAAGGAACACCGGTGGCGAAAGCGACACACTGGGTTCTCACTGACGCTGAGGCACGAAAGCCAGGGTAGCGAACGGGATTAGATACCCCGGTAGTCCTGGCTGTAAACGTTGAGTACTAGCTGGTGGAAACTTCGGTTTTCACGGGCGTAGCAAAAGTGTTAAGTACTCCGCCTGGGGAGTATGGTCGCAAGGCTGAAACTCAAAGGAATTGACGGGGGCTCACACAAGCGGTGGAGCATGTGGCTTAATTCGAGGCAACGCGAAGAACCTTATCCTAGATTTGACATGTATGGATTAGCTTCCTGAAAGGGAAGTGACGCCTTCGGGTGGAACATACACAGGTGCTGCATGGCTGTCGTCAGCTCGTGCCGTGAGGTGTTGGGTTAAGTCCTTGAACGAGCGCAACCCCTGTCGTCAGTTGCCAGCAAGTAATGTTGGGGACTCTGACGAGACCGCCGGTGTTAAACCGGAGGAAGGTGGGGACGACGTCAAGTCATCATGGCCTTTATGTCTAGGGCTGCACACGTGCTACAATGCGGCGTACAAAGGGAAGCCAACCCGCGAGGGGGAGCAAATCTCAGAAAGCGCCGCTCAGTTCGGATTGTAGGCTGCAATTCGCCTACATGAAGCTGGAATCGCTAGTAATCGCAGGTCAGCAATACTGCGGTGAATGTGTTCCTGAGCCTTGTACACACCGCCCGTCAAGCCACGAAAGAGGGGGGCATCCTAAGTCGCTGAGCTATCTTCGGAGGCAGGCGCCTAAGATGAACTCCTTGATTGGGACTAAGTCGTAACAAGGTAGCCGTAGG from Rubinisphaera italica includes the following:
- a CDS encoding glycosyltransferase family 2 protein, which translates into the protein MITTVDHSSCSPELLEDNLANVWVIIPVYNEEASLPLVLKDLPKVGQILVVDNGSTDRSASIAVQHGATVVTEPRRGYGSACLAGIQAIRELITEDSRPEIVVFIDGDYSDHSDLLPLLVRPILQGQVDFVAGSRMLGEREPGAMPPAAVFGNWLAPLLMWLCWGAKFTDLGPFRAITWQALEKLGMSDRNFGWTVEMQIKATVARLRCHEIPVPYRRRVGKSKISGTISGSVKAGYKILYTIARYRWLTWWQR
- a CDS encoding DUF547 domain-containing protein, translating into MKRSAIGVITIGIALAGWWATTTLAGPTITVGRNVPANQQVPVDKIDHSIWNSLLSKYVDNNGYVDYSTWKASSADQQLLDTYIQQLSAASFSTNSTREAKLAFWINAYNAVSVKGILREYPTTSIRNHTAKVYGYNIWKDLQLLVGSQPYSLEAIEHEVLRKMGEPRIHFAIVCASIGCPRLYNEAYTASKLDEQLTLNTQAFFADPTKFTADTASGTIQVSPIMKWFAEDFGSNTAAQMKTIAPYVPDQAQALTASGQARVNYLDYDWGLNDQAKVRGSSRR
- the cas2 gene encoding CRISPR-associated endonuclease Cas2 encodes the protein MWLFTMFDLPVKTKKERRNYTRFRNLLLDNGFTQMQYSVYARFCVSEEIADTHKSRLERALPPKGYVRLLAVTDRQFAKMQSFYGKNATEIESKPDQLSLF
- the cas1 gene encoding type II CRISPR-associated endonuclease Cas1; translated protein: MRNRILEISEVPARLRIERRQLVIESEPRSERIPLEDVAVLVVAHPQVSYTQAVLAELAASGGTFVTCDRSRMPIGILLPLDGNSIQNERFRHQLELSKPRQKQAWKQIIKAKVHMQATLLEIRLQTDAGLRPLISQIRSGDPSNIEGRAARKYWTALFGSDFRRDRDAADHNRLLNYGYAILRAATARAIVAAGLHPSLGLHHHNKYNAYCLADDLMEPYRPIVDRAVAELVDDYDETPEMNQEVRACLLRSLLSSFLISQQQRSLFNALSRTASSLVSIIQGNSDQLELPEDFAHAPA
- a CDS encoding IS30 family transposase; protein product: MSHTHLTAEERDSIAHMHALGHSRIEIARELSRDPSTISRELRRNSDATGKYFAGKADRKARRRRQLCKLPWKLNHAPLKEFLLDKLSLKWSPEQIAGQLLRLHPREARMRISIETIYAWIKANKKQGGNIYRQLRQSRKKRRKRYGTGISRRCDPTKKPMDQRPVSARNRSRIGHWESDTIEGQKGTGYIVTHVERKTGYLVASYLPDKKASTLNAASVFAFEGLPSSLIRTLTTDNGSEFSGHRELEQALHCAIYFAPARQPWQRGQNENTNGLLRQYFLKGSDFRKLKAEDIQAAVMELNNRPRKKYQFKSPHELFEPKTRAFQN
- a CDS encoding dipeptidase, which codes for MFSQVEEYLNAHRAEHVETLQEFLRIPSVSADSQKQPEMLKAAGLVHQMLERAGMNAKIHETAGHPIVTGEWREAGAEAPTVLIYGHYDVQPPDPLDLWTTPPFDPQIRDGKIYARGATDDKGQAITHILAVEAWMKTVGKLPVNVIFVIEGEEEVGSNNLDLFLEAKKEEYACDVAVVSDTSMYAPDLPAITYGLRGILACEVKVTGPNRDLHSGVFGGAVTNPINALTQMLSKVQDENGRILIPGFYDDVIELSDEERKQFSDLPFELGDFKKDLNIERVHGEEGYSTTERRWARPTFDINGIYGGYQGEGPKTIVPSYAVAKITCRLVPDQNAKQLTAALKSMLESVCPPGIRMEFKDFHGCEGLVFNTSGDHFQAASRAIAHAFGKEPVFIREGGSIPVVASFEEIFGVETLLLGWGLNSDNLHSPNEHFHLANFHRGTLASAKLWEELGR